In Panicum virgatum strain AP13 chromosome 4N, P.virgatum_v5, whole genome shotgun sequence, a single window of DNA contains:
- the LOC120668744 gene encoding protein DETOXIFICATION 16-like isoform X2, with protein sequence MGGAAESSTSAATAASSPLLLPRAPPRAAVGAEVRRQVELAAPLVACSLLQYSLQVVSVMFAGHLGELSLSGASVAASFANVTGFSVLLGMGSALDTFCGQSYGARQYNMLGTHAQRAIIVLMFMGVPLAFILAFTGQILISLGQNPEISSEAGLYAQWLIPGLFAYGLLQCVTRFLQTQNIVQILVVCSGLTLLLHIMLCWFLVQTFGLGHKAGRRSWKGWSREALSLKDVKEYMRLAIPSTFMTCLEYWAFEMVVLLAGFLPDPKLETSILSTSLNTMWMVYTIPSGLSSATSIRVSNELGAGNPQAARLSIYISGIMCLTEGLFIAIITIWVRNIWGYLYSNEKEVVKYVSMMMPILATSDFMDGIQCTLSGAARGCGWQKVCSLINLFAYYAIGLPSAVTFAFVLKIGGMGLWLGIICAMAVQIFALIVLILRTSWDEEAEKAQARVRCSDGSITSA encoded by the exons atgggcggcgcggcggagtcgAGCACGTCggccgccacggcggcgtcctCGCCTCTCCTCCTGCCCCGCGCTCCTCCGCGCGCCGCGGTGGGGGCGGAGGTGCGGCGGCAGGTGGAGCTCGCGGCGCCGCTGGTGGCCTGCAGCCTGCTCCAATACAGCCTGCAGGTGGTCTCCGTCATGTTCGCCGGGCACCTCGGCGAGCTCTCGCTCTCcggcgcctccgtcgccgcctcctTTGCCAACGTGACCGGCTTCAGCGTCCTG CTGGGTATGGGAAGCGCACTGGATACCTTTTGTGGACAATCATATGGAGCAAGACAATATAATATGCTTGGGACACACGCACAAAGGGCTATAATTGTTCTTATGTTTATGGGTGTGCCTCTGGCCTTTATTTTGGCCTTCACTGGTCAAATCCTTATTTCTCTTGGTCAAAATCCTGAAATATCATCTGAAGCTGGACTGTATGCTCAGTGGTTGATTCCTGGTCTTTTCGCATATGGCTTGCTTCAGTGCGTCACCAGATTCCTGCAGACCCAAAATATTGTCCAAATATTGGTAGTTTGCTCTGGACTTACTTTGCTACTTCACATTATGCTATGCTGGTTCCTGGTTCAAACATTTGGCCTTGGTCACAAAG CTGGCAGAAGGAGTTGGAAAGGATGGTCTAGGGAGGCACTAAGTTTAAAGGATGTCAAAGAATATATGAGGCTAGCCATTCCATCTACTTTTATGACCTG CTTGGAGTATTGGGCATTTGAGATGGTGGTTCTCCTAGCAGGATTTCTTCCAGATCCAAAACTGGAAACTTCAATTTTGTCCACCAG CCTAAACACAATGTGGATGGTTTATACAATTCCAAGTGGCCTCAGCAGTGCAACAAG TATTAGAGTTTCGAATGAATTAGGTGCTGGGAATCCACAGGCAGCACGCCTATCCATTTATATTTCAGGAATCATGTGCCTAACTGAAGGCCTTTTTATAGCTATCATCACTATATGGGTGCGAAATATCTGGGGTTATTTATACAGCAACGAAAAAGAGGTTGTGAAGTATGTGTCGATGATGATGCCAATTCTTGCTACTTCTGACTTCATGGATGGAATACAATGCACGCTATCAG GAGCGGCTCGAGGATGTGGCTGGCAGAAAGTATGTTCACTTATCAACTTGTTTGCTTACTATGCTATCGGTCTCCCTTCAGCTGTTACTTTTGCATTTGTTCTGAAGATTGGTGGCATG GGCCTTTGGTTGGGAATTATATGTGCAATGGCAGTGCAAATATTTGCTTTGATCGTGTTGATACTTCGAACCAGCTGGGATGAAGAG GCTGAAAAGGCCCAGGCTAGAGTTCGGTGTTCAGATGGAAGCATAACATCAGCCTGA
- the LOC120668741 gene encoding beta-1,2-xylosyltransferase XYXT1-like: protein MKPAAARSKKGRGVFCNLPLLFLIGAIQFLVIYSPAIDRYMVMITKGKPGFPSLLLDGRRGFKLLEEEFVPEPRVACDFADPRSDVCELEGAIRIRGSTSEVFVVAPGGAGAANVTGLGAGMNATSWTIQPYTRKGEARVMRSITELAVRVVPPGEAPPCTVRHEVPAVVYSNGGYCGNYYHDFNDNIIPLFITARHLVGEVQLLVAQKQRWWFDKYREIVDGLTNYEAVDLGGDGGGEVRCFRRATLGLRSHKELSIDPRRAPRNLSMVDLKRFLMWRYALPREHAIRTEDEEAAARPRPRLLVIARRSRRRFVNLPEIVALAEEVGFEVTTSDVMSSSSSKQQQKAAGDEGQARMAEASALVNSFDAMVAVHGSGLTNLVFLPMNAVVVQVVPLGRMEGLAMDEYGVPPRDMNMRYLQYNITAEESTLSEAFPRTHPVLLDPTPIHKHSWSLVKDIYLGQQDVRLDLRRFRPVLEKAIRLLR from the exons atgaagccggcggcggcgaggagcaagaagggCAGGGGGGTCTTCTGCAACCTCCCGCTCCTGTTCCTCATTGGGGCCATCCAGTTCTTGGTCATCTACTCCCCCGCCATTGACCGCTACATGGTGATGATCACGAAAG GGAAGCCCGGGTTCCCATCGCTGCTGCTGGATGGCAGGAGGGGATTCAAATTGTTGGAGGAGGAGTTCGTGCCGGAGCCCCGCGTGGCGTGCGACTTCGCGGACCCGAGGTCGGACGTGTGCGAGCTGGAGGGCGCCATCCGCATCCGCGGGAGCACGTCGGAGGTGTTCGTGGTGGccccgggcggcgccggcgcggcgaacGTGACGGGGCTCGGCGCGGGCATGAACGCGACGAGCTGGACGATCCAGCCGTACACGCGCAAGGGCGAGGCCCGCGTGATGCGCAGCATCACGGAGCTGGCGGTGCGGGTGGTGCCCcccggcgaggcgccgccgtGCACGGTGCGGCACGAGGTGCCGGCGGTGGTGTACTCCAACGGCGGGTACTGCGGCAACTACTACCACGACTTCAACGACAACATCATCCCGCTGTTCATCACGGCGCGGCACCTGGTCGGCGAGGTGCAGCTGCTGGTGGCGCAGAAGCAGCGGTGGTGGTTCGACAAGTACCGGGAGATCGTGGACGGGCTGACCAACTACGAGGCGGTGGAcctgggcggcgacggcggcggcgaggtgcggTGCTTCCGGCGCGCCACCCTGGGGCTGCGCAGCCACAAGGAGCTGAGCATcgacccgcgccgcgcgccgcgcaacCTGTCCATGGTGGACTTGAAGCGCTTCCTGATGTGGCGGTACGCGCTGCCGCGGGAGCACGCGATCCGGacggaggacgaggaggcggcggcgcggccgcggccgcggctgctGGTCATCGCCcggcggtcgcggcggcggtTCGTGAACCTGCCGGAGATCGTGGcgctggcggaggaggtcgggTTCGAGGTGACGACGTCGGACGtgatgtcgtcgtcgtcgtccaagcagcagcagaaggCGGCTGGCGACGAGGGGCAGGCGCGCATGGCGGAGGCGTCGGCGCTGGTGAACTCGTTCGACGCGATGGTGGCGGTGCACGGGTCCGGGCTGACGAACCTGGTGTTCCTGCCGATGAACGCGGTGGTGGTGCAGGTGGTGCCGCTGGGGCGGATGGAGGGGCTGGCCATGGACGAGTACGGGGTGCCGCCGCGGGACATGAACATGCGGTACCTGCAGTACAACATCACGGCGGAGGAGAGCACGCTGTCGGAGGCGTTCCCGCGGACGCACCCGGTGCTCCTGGACCCCACGCCCATCCACAAGCACAGCTGGTCGCTCGTCAAGGACATCTACCTCGGCCAGCAGGACGTCCGGCTCGACCTGCGCCGCTTCCGGCCCGTCCTCGAGAAGGCCATCCGGCTGCTCCGCTGA
- the LOC120668749 gene encoding uncharacterized protein LOC120668749 translates to MCAHYDEEALSEHVSLGACSHVLKPLDTASLNMLKQKALEHKSKKVTPQGPIPNRTKSRMVSSSTERLQEMLILEGNNLSNPGNSEFEVPEVEKADGCSKKLDRVTWTVELHEKFLDAIEVLGDKNATPEKIRRLMNVKGLTWKHIGSHLQKHRSRKQNANQGGQHQRNASKKLVSELIGSGQTAATTESITSRVDADIREAYPSRMWKQVKEEAALKTYMYTSTSGISRDGTKSVWDEYQKGLQKKFSASNKRWQQIGQSSSKCQLPVKNNVVVIDGGVSSEAPKATGEIGYGASIESSGSSSLSTSLADQVGEKNHTEASGKNYNMGNINLLEGTMNTDASDLLAFLLSDDLDLLGPFDGWEEQVSDLMSELQGLVEQRNLGLEDPLQVDNAWNKDLALPSLINTDGSMAQEVTFENVPVDNAVVPIAQANGSSQDRQNLGLEDPLQVDNTWNKGLESPSLINIDGSMAQESTVQNGPVIQSITL, encoded by the exons ATGTGTGCTCATTACGATGAGGAGGCACTCTCCGAACATGTGTCCCTGGGAGCATGTTCCCATGTGCTCAAGCCATTGGACACAGCAAGCTTGAACATGCTTAAGCAGAAAGCATTAGAACACAAGTCTAAAAAGGTAACACCTCAAGGGCCAATTCCTAATAGGACCAAAAGTAGAATGGTTTCATCATCTACTGAAAGGCTCCAGGAAATGCTTATACTAGAGGGAAACAATTTATCGAATCCTGGAAACAGTGAATTTGAAGTGCCAGAAGTTGAAAAAGCAGATGGTTGTTCAAAGAAGCTGGATCGAGTCACATGGACTGTTGAGCTCCATGAAAAGTTCTTGGATGCTATTGAAGTTCTTGGGGACAAGA ATGCTACACCTGAGAAGATTCGGAGGCTCATGAATGTGAAAGGTTTGACCTGGAAGCATATAGGTAGCCATCTCCAG AAACATCGGtcgcgcaaacagaatgcgaaTCAAGGAGGGCAGCACCAGAGGAATGCCAGCAAAAAACTAGTGTCTGAGCTGATAGGATCAGGACAAACTGCAGCCACTACTGAATCCATCACATCTAGAGTTGATGCAGACATCAGGGAGGCATACCCCTCAAGGATGTGGAAACAGGTGAAGGAAGAAGCAGCTTTGAAGACTTACATGTACACAAGCACATCTGGAATTTCCAGAGATGGCACAAAGTCTGTGTGGGATGAGTACCAGAAGGGCCTGCAGAAAAAGTTTTCTGCATCAAACAAACGTTGGCAACAGATAGGGCAGTCATCGAGCAAGTGTCAGTTGCCTGTGAAGAACAATGTTGTTGTCATAGATGGAGGTGTTTCAAGTGAAGCCCCCAAAGCTACTGGTGAAATAGGTTATGGTGCATCCATAGAAAGCTCTGGTTCAAGCAGCCTGTCAACAAGTTTGGCTGATCAAGTTGGTGAGAAAAATCATACTGAAGCTTCTGGCAAAAACTACAACATGGGAAACATTAATCTGCTTGAAG GTACCATGAACACGGATGCTTCTGACCTTTTGGCGTTCCTACTGAGCGATGATCTGGACCTGCTAGGCCCCTTTGATGGCTGGGAAGAACAGGTCTCAGACTTGATGAGTGAGCTGCAAGGATTGGTAGAGCAGCGAAACCTTGGTCTGGAGGATCCTCTTCAGGTAGACAATGCATGGAATAAAGATCTTGCATTGCCGAGCCTTATCAACACAGATGGATCGATGGCTCAAGAAGTCACCTTTGAGAATGTACCAGTTGATAACGCTGTGGTGCCGATTGCCCAAGCCAATGGATCCTCGCAAGATCGGCAAAACCTTGGCCTGGAGGATCCGCTGCAGGTAGACAATACATGGAACAAAGGTCTTGAATCGCCGAGCCTGATTAACATTGATGGATCGATGGCTCAAGAATCCACCGTTCAGAATGGTCCAGTGATCCAGTCCATAACCCTGTGA
- the LOC120669016 gene encoding uncharacterized protein LOC120669016, translating into MPTMSKLAGGAGGPPGWGCGWADLPRDLLESVLGRLPVPDSLRFPAVCAAWQSAAGAAAGPQAALSPWLMLPFNPTARRGGGDAKFAEARFLSLAEGRAYAIRQPAPAASDRVCVGSSPDGWLVTADACSELQLLNPVTGAQVQLPSVATLPFVDASRGADGRVVSYELRCCFTDDDGCGEVLIPPETLAPDRLPYEVYEKAILVAAPRRIAPSGSWGGYAVLLICQPLSRLAVARAGDTEWTLLDTPARCWVDAVRASSEDGADGRQRRAFYTMDAAGRVEAWDMDATPPASRSRAIAPPCCCSSLACAMSAACRRYLVELAPGHLLQVHRLRGAAHARHTWEPRPERVEYTTTSVELFEWKAGAAAEARDHLPRWAQVDGKSSSRVLGGRALFLGKNTSVCAPVDGGGCPGLRGNCVYFTDDGPWSHERCHEVAPDVGVLDLADGSYRPPRGAARDLLWKWPPPVWVFPSLAG; encoded by the coding sequence ATGCCTACCATGAgcaagctcgccggcggcgccggggggcCGCCGGGCTGGGGCTGTGGCTGGGCCGACCTCCCGCGCGACCTCCTCGAGTCCGTCCTCGGACGCCTCCCCGTGCCGGACAGCCTCCGCTTCCCCGCCGTCTGCGCCGCATGGCagtcggccgccggcgccgccgcggggcctcAGGCCGCGCTGTCCCCGTGGCTCATGCTGCCCTTCAACCCGAccgcgcggcggggcggtggTGACGCCAAGTTCGCGGAGGCGCGGTTCCTGAGCCTGGCGGAGGGCAGGGCGTACGCCATCCGGCAGCCGGCGCCCGCCGCCTCGGACCGCGTCTGCGTCGGCTCGTCGCCCGACGGGTGGCTCGTCACCGCCGACGCCTGCTCGGAGCTGCAGCTCCTGAACCCGGTCACCGGCGCGCAGGTCCAGTTGCCGTCCGTCGCCACGCTCCCGTTCGTCGACGCCAGCCGCGGCGCGGACGGCCGCGTCGTGAGCTACGAGCTCCGGTGCTGCTTCACCGACGACGACGGCTGCGGCGAGGTGCTGATCCCGCCGGAGACGCTCGCGCCGGACAGGCTCCCGTACGAGGTCTACGAGAAGGCCATCCTCGTGGCCGCGCCGCGGAGGATTGCGCCGTCGGGGTCCTGGGGCGGCTACGCCGTGCTGCTCATCTGCCAGCCCCTGTCCCGTCTCGCCGTCGCGCGGGCAGGGGACACGGAGTGGACTCTGCTCGACACGCCGGCGCGCTGCTGGGTCGACGCCGTGCGCGCGTCCTCCGAGGACGGAGCCGACGGGAGGCAGCGTCGAGCGTTCTACACGATGGACGCCGCGGGGCGCGTCGAGGCGTGGGACATGGAcgcgacgccgccggcgtcccGGTCCCGGGCGATcgcgccgccgtgctgctgcTCGTCCCTCGCGTGCGCCATGTCGGCGGCGTGCCGTAGGTACCTCGTGGAGCTCGCGCCGGGGCACCTGCTCCAGGTGCACCGgctccgcggcgcggcgcacgcGCGGCACACCTGGGAGCCCCGGCCGGAGCGCGTCGAGTACACGACCACCAGCGTCGAGCTCTTCGAGTGgaaggccggcgccgccgctgaagCAAGGGACCACCTTCCCCGGTGGGCGCAGGTGGACGGCAAGAGCAGCAGCCGCGTCCTGGGCGGGCGCGCGCTGTTCCTGGGGAAGAACACGTCGGTCTGCGCCcccgtggacggcggcgggtgCCCCGGGCTGAGGGGCAACTGCGTGTACTTCACCGACGACGGGCCGTGGTCGCACGAGCGGTGCCACGAGGTGGCACCGGACGTGGGCGTGCTGGACCTCGCCGACGGGAGCtaccggccgccgcgcggcgcggcgcgggaccTGCTCTGGAAGTGGCCGCCCCCGGTGTGGGTGTTCCCTTCGCTCGCCGGCTGA
- the LOC120668744 gene encoding protein DETOXIFICATION 16-like isoform X1 has product MGGAAESSTSAATAASSPLLLPRAPPRAAVGAEVRRQVELAAPLVACSLLQYSLQVVSVMFAGHLGELSLSGASVAASFANVTGFSVLLGMGSALDTFCGQSYGARQYNMLGTHAQRAIIVLMFMGVPLAFILAFTGQILISLGQNPEISSEAGLYAQWLIPGLFAYGLLQCVTRFLQTQNIVQILVVCSGLTLLLHIMLCWFLVQTFGLGHKGAALAISISYWFNVALLAIYIKVSEAGRRSWKGWSREALSLKDVKEYMRLAIPSTFMTCLEYWAFEMVVLLAGFLPDPKLETSILSTSLNTMWMVYTIPSGLSSATSIRVSNELGAGNPQAARLSIYISGIMCLTEGLFIAIITIWVRNIWGYLYSNEKEVVKYVSMMMPILATSDFMDGIQCTLSGAARGCGWQKVCSLINLFAYYAIGLPSAVTFAFVLKIGGMGLWLGIICAMAVQIFALIVLILRTSWDEEAEKAQARVRCSDGSITSA; this is encoded by the exons atgggcggcgcggcggagtcgAGCACGTCggccgccacggcggcgtcctCGCCTCTCCTCCTGCCCCGCGCTCCTCCGCGCGCCGCGGTGGGGGCGGAGGTGCGGCGGCAGGTGGAGCTCGCGGCGCCGCTGGTGGCCTGCAGCCTGCTCCAATACAGCCTGCAGGTGGTCTCCGTCATGTTCGCCGGGCACCTCGGCGAGCTCTCGCTCTCcggcgcctccgtcgccgcctcctTTGCCAACGTGACCGGCTTCAGCGTCCTG CTGGGTATGGGAAGCGCACTGGATACCTTTTGTGGACAATCATATGGAGCAAGACAATATAATATGCTTGGGACACACGCACAAAGGGCTATAATTGTTCTTATGTTTATGGGTGTGCCTCTGGCCTTTATTTTGGCCTTCACTGGTCAAATCCTTATTTCTCTTGGTCAAAATCCTGAAATATCATCTGAAGCTGGACTGTATGCTCAGTGGTTGATTCCTGGTCTTTTCGCATATGGCTTGCTTCAGTGCGTCACCAGATTCCTGCAGACCCAAAATATTGTCCAAATATTGGTAGTTTGCTCTGGACTTACTTTGCTACTTCACATTATGCTATGCTGGTTCCTGGTTCAAACATTTGGCCTTGGTCACAAAGGTGCAGCTTTGGCGATCTCAATATCTTATTGGTTCAATGTGGCATTGCTAGCAATATATATTAAAGTCTCTGAAGCTGGCAGAAGGAGTTGGAAAGGATGGTCTAGGGAGGCACTAAGTTTAAAGGATGTCAAAGAATATATGAGGCTAGCCATTCCATCTACTTTTATGACCTG CTTGGAGTATTGGGCATTTGAGATGGTGGTTCTCCTAGCAGGATTTCTTCCAGATCCAAAACTGGAAACTTCAATTTTGTCCACCAG CCTAAACACAATGTGGATGGTTTATACAATTCCAAGTGGCCTCAGCAGTGCAACAAG TATTAGAGTTTCGAATGAATTAGGTGCTGGGAATCCACAGGCAGCACGCCTATCCATTTATATTTCAGGAATCATGTGCCTAACTGAAGGCCTTTTTATAGCTATCATCACTATATGGGTGCGAAATATCTGGGGTTATTTATACAGCAACGAAAAAGAGGTTGTGAAGTATGTGTCGATGATGATGCCAATTCTTGCTACTTCTGACTTCATGGATGGAATACAATGCACGCTATCAG GAGCGGCTCGAGGATGTGGCTGGCAGAAAGTATGTTCACTTATCAACTTGTTTGCTTACTATGCTATCGGTCTCCCTTCAGCTGTTACTTTTGCATTTGTTCTGAAGATTGGTGGCATG GGCCTTTGGTTGGGAATTATATGTGCAATGGCAGTGCAAATATTTGCTTTGATCGTGTTGATACTTCGAACCAGCTGGGATGAAGAG GCTGAAAAGGCCCAGGCTAGAGTTCGGTGTTCAGATGGAAGCATAACATCAGCCTGA
- the LOC120668745 gene encoding alpha-1,3-arabinosyltransferase XAT2-like has product MKQPRGRQEPRRMGNASMVVTMLVSLCVLTYIKARYCSNPFPKPAEELEVVEVDEDYDSTRYKLDGPIGEEDFDPSRPTCYNTSKRSERCAAVGDIRVDGNHSKIYISPLDREWRTKPYARRHDPVAMDDVREYTLVPFGGANHTAVPPLCTVNHSVPAFLFSNGGFAGNLYHDYADVLVPLFTSTHHFGGEVRFLLSGMKDWWNDKFTPLFRQLSRYEVIDVDNDREVHCFPRIVIGATFHRAMGIDPSRSPGGVTVADFKRLLRRAFRLERAVASRSGAPRRDRPRLLIISRKSSRRFLNERAMAHAAARARFDVRIAEPDNHTDMPHFARLVNSADVMMGVHGAGLTNMVFLPSRAVLIQVVPFGGLEWLSRVTFKDPARDMDVNYMEYNVSLEESSLRDLYPEDHFYLNHPYDVHKKGWDAIKTVYLDKQNVRLNLTRFTKTLEQARDLLPEP; this is encoded by the exons atgaAGCAGCCGAGGGGCCGGCAGGAGCCGCGCCGGATGGGCAACGCCTCCATGGTCGTCACCATGCTCGTCTCCCTCTGCGTCCTCACCTACATCAAGGCGCGATACTGCTCCAACCCCTTCC cCAAGCCGGcggaggagctggaggtggtggaggtggacgagGACTACGACAGCACGAGGTACAAGCTGGACGGCCCCATCGGGGAGGAGGACTTCGACCCCAGCCGCCCGACCTGCTACAACACGAGCAAGCGCTCGGAGCGGTGCGCGGCGGTGGGGGACATCCGCGTCGACGGCAACCACTCCAAGATCTACATCAGCCCGCTGGACCGCGAGTGGCGGACCAAGCCGTACGCGCGCCGCCACGACCCCGTCGCCATGGACGACGTCCGCGAGTACACGCTCGTGCCCTTCGGCGGCGCCAACCacaccgccgtgccgccgctctgcACCGTCAACCACTCCGTCCcggccttcctcttctccaacGGCGGCTTCGCCGGCAACCTCTACCACGACTACGCCGACGTGCTGGTGCCGCTCTTCACCAGCACGCACCACTTTGGCGGCGAGGTCCGGTTCCTGCTCAGCGGGATGAAGGACTGGTGGAACGACAAGTTCACGCCGCTCTTCCGCCAGCTGTCCCGGTACGAGGTCATCGACGTCGACAACGACCGGGAGGTCCACTGCTTCCCGCGGATCGTCATCGGCGCCACCTTCCACCGCGCCATGGGCATCGACCCCTCGCGCTCGCCGGGGGGCGTCACCGTCGCCGACTTCaagcgcctcctccgccgcgccttcCGGCTGGAGCGCGCCGTGGCGTCGCGGTCGGGCGCGCCGCGCCGGGACCGGCCGCGCCTCCTCATCATCTCCCGCAAGAGCTCCCGCCGGTTCCTCAACGAGCGCGCCAtggcgcacgcggcggcgcgggcgcgcttCGACGTGCGCATCGCCGAGCCGGACAACCACACGGACATGCCCCACTTCGCGCGGCTGGTGAACTCGGCGGACGTGATGATGGGGGTGCACGGCGCCGGGCTCACCAACATGGTGTTCCTGCCCAGCCGCGCCGTGCTCATCCAGGTGGTGCCCTTCGGGGGGCTCGAGTGGCTCTCCAGGGTCACCTTCAAGGACCCGGCCAGGGACATGGACGTCAACTACATGGAGTACAACGTGTCGCTGGAGGAGAGCTCGCTGAGGGACCTCTACCCGGAGGACCATTTCTACCTCAACCACCCCTACGACGTGCACAAGAAGGGGTGGGACGCCATCAAGACGGTCTACCTCGACAAGCAGAACGTCAGACTCAACCTCACCAGGTTCACCAAGACGCTCGAGCAGGCGCGCGATCTCCTGCCCGAGCCCTGA